The Nitrospirota bacterium region AAGTACCCGTCTTTCTCTGCTTGGCTGAGATCAGCAGCCGAAAAGTCTTTTTTGCCGCTGTGAAGAGCCAAGTGCGAGCGCGCTACGACCGATTTCTCAGATATGAATCCTTCGGATTCCGCTTCTTCCGTATCACCGATCTGACGAATTCTTTTGGGTGTCAGGGTCTTCAGACTGAATATGTTCGCGAGAGAGGATATGAGCGCTTCGTTTATCGAGTCCATGATTTAGTGGCGCATCATGCTCGTTATGCTGAGATGTTTCGATCGGCTCATGGGATCGCGCCGGATGCGATTGTTCCACACACCGATTGGGCAGCGTCTGCCCATCTCGCTCAAACGTGCATTGCAATCCTCAAATACCTGGGTGGAAACAGCGCAGTTCTCCGTCTCGAGATGGAAATAGCTAGACTCCCAAAGGTGAATGTACTTCGGAATCCCGAGCCCAATGGGCAAGTGTATCGCGCTACTTTGCGGTTGCTCCACCCGGCCTTTACACGGTGTCTCAATGAAGTTAAGAGATACGTGACTCGGACGCAGGCGGCCTATTGGCAGTCCACAGATCCGGCAGTATATGCGCTTTGTTCAACCTTGCCGGAAGGCAAACTGTCGGCACTGGCGCATACACAT contains the following coding sequences:
- a CDS encoding DUF4365 domain-containing protein, yielding MEGLRIERSHAMLPKRDRSHVFETLSRNILLQALPPEWLCRDVLERDYGVDLYIEMVGKKGLLTGHLIAVQLKARQKIRWRGRTRHGLVDWILFSGVSAKTIRYWMALQVPVFLCLAEISSRKVFFAAVKSQVRARYDRFLRYESFGFRFFRITDLTNSFGCQGLQTEYVRERGYERFVYRVHDLVAHHARYAEMFRSAHGIAPDAIVPHTDWAASAHLAQTCIAILKYLGGNSAVLRLEMEIARLPKVNVLRNPEPNGQVYRATLRLLHPAFTRCLNEVKRYVTRTQAAYWQSTDPAVYALCSTLPEGKLSALAHTH